One genomic segment of Deinococcus depolymerans includes these proteins:
- a CDS encoding transposase has product MAIGKRGRAVRTYFVRKLTLPSILKPRLDELSAASGALYSQVLTTFWRTLRRSAGKRKDHRRQAVFLSSGTLQKLFPKDPAGLLHSHSCDAVVDAFIASMDSARTRKKTDPKARFPRRRKRFFKVTFKSSAIRVRNGQLILSTGDRAHPLVIPWAFDLPVNVEIGWRACGGYELRAMYVDTRPVQTPLGDSVAGIDIGEARIAAVYDGQGVHLHSGRLIRARNHYANKHQAKLDARIARKKNGRPPGQRSSKRLRRLQRARRTLRDRIKRQNRDQLRKQARQVVSTLHESRVQTIAVGDLGDIRNRIDYGPRANQKLHAWMFGQFLTELKAQGRKFGLQVVVIDEAFTSQTCPWTGQRRKPRGRHFVSPCGQHRMDRDGVGAVNIRAKYLEIQAGKGTAYGRTPSLPWTPVLVGMAPTTWGQRFRPQVSHAQSRRGAVYKTARIPGL; this is encoded by the coding sequence ATGGCAATAGGAAAACGGGGACGGGCAGTGCGGACCTACTTCGTCCGCAAGCTCACGTTGCCCAGCATCCTGAAACCTCGCCTGGACGAACTGAGCGCCGCCAGCGGCGCCCTCTACTCCCAGGTGCTCACCACCTTCTGGCGCACCCTGCGCCGCTCCGCCGGGAAACGCAAGGATCACCGCCGTCAGGCGGTGTTCCTCTCCAGCGGCACCTTGCAGAAACTCTTTCCCAAAGACCCGGCTGGTCTACTGCACTCCCACTCCTGCGACGCGGTCGTGGACGCCTTCATCGCCAGCATGGACTCCGCCCGGACCCGCAAGAAGACCGACCCGAAGGCTCGCTTCCCCAGACGACGCAAACGGTTCTTCAAAGTCACCTTCAAAAGCAGCGCCATCCGTGTGCGGAACGGACAGTTGATCCTCTCCACCGGAGACCGTGCACATCCGCTGGTCATTCCGTGGGCTTTTGATCTCCCCGTGAACGTGGAGATTGGCTGGAGAGCGTGTGGTGGGTACGAACTGCGGGCCATGTACGTCGATACCCGCCCGGTGCAGACCCCACTGGGGGATAGTGTGGCCGGCATCGACATCGGGGAGGCGCGGATCGCAGCCGTGTATGACGGGCAGGGCGTGCACCTGCACTCCGGGCGCCTCATCCGCGCGCGGAACCACTACGCGAACAAGCATCAAGCGAAGCTTGATGCCCGCATCGCCCGTAAGAAGAACGGCCGTCCACCGGGGCAGCGATCCTCAAAGCGGCTCCGTCGCCTCCAGCGGGCCCGGCGCACCCTCCGGGACCGCATCAAACGTCAGAACCGGGATCAACTCCGCAAGCAGGCCAGACAGGTTGTCTCCACCCTCCACGAGAGCCGGGTGCAGACGATCGCCGTGGGTGACCTCGGCGATATTCGAAACCGCATCGATTATGGGCCCAGGGCGAACCAGAAACTCCACGCCTGGATGTTCGGTCAGTTCCTGACCGAACTGAAAGCACAGGGGCGGAAGTTCGGACTGCAGGTCGTCGTCATCGATGAAGCGTTCACCTCGCAGACGTGCCCATGGACGGGACAGCGGCGTAAACCACGCGGGCGACACTTCGTGTCGCCCTGTGGGCAGCACCGCATGGATCGGGATGGGGTCGGCGCGGTGAATATCAGAGCGAAGTATCTGGAGATCCAGGCGGGCAAGGGAACAGCCTATGGGCGAACCCCCTCGCTGCCCTGGACTCCCGTACTGGTCGGTATGGCACCGACCACCTGGGGACAGCGCTTTCGTCCCCAGGTGTCACACGCGCAGTCCAGGCGTGGAGCCGTCTACAAGACGGCAAGAATCCCCGGCCTTTAG
- a CDS encoding replication initiator protein A, which translates to MRGKKVSSLQSDQPAQRAVGITHIERNLARLNLIQSVKQTHQTQWHKTVELDSHGAIRIECTAAAGDVVPHGTDNDVLLGLVTAAVIQDMPDDDKVTMTVVELLRMSGVQPSARAYKEVHETLRRLQRTSYEIRDSWFDQGRLQWRSVTMSIIVRVEVNGIAAIGETIGRWQPHTQVTVQLDRTVMQSVRDGYLRAVDRRLLEQLKQPMARNAFLTLSVLRLQNDENLADTYRVPLMRWAAHLGLHWDRPDKVVRALAPVHESLKRAGLLEGVEFKGRGTAQVITYRFYPSASDALDVPGSGDDPRAVSGSGGSPSQPETRPFDAHAVTLLTAEGVAPGRAVRLARQFTLAQVEVAVRTLAALRATPYRERVTNPAGLLLDILAHPDRYVLPGAAARTSTPAAPPATGTDKQETAVPDTRQPASPEPPPDVERTASAALTLLSRRLDTTTDGRTVRDEAVEAFIAGLVGALDLIRIGKAATVPEARALLDRLRTRQKHAP; encoded by the coding sequence ATGCGCGGAAAAAAGGTAAGCTCGCTGCAATCTGACCAACCAGCCCAGCGGGCGGTGGGCATCACGCACATAGAGAGGAATCTGGCGCGGCTGAATCTGATTCAGAGTGTCAAGCAAACGCATCAGACGCAGTGGCATAAGACGGTCGAGCTCGACAGCCATGGGGCGATCCGTATTGAATGTACAGCCGCAGCTGGCGACGTCGTCCCTCACGGAACCGATAATGACGTGCTGCTGGGACTTGTTACGGCCGCCGTGATACAGGACATGCCCGATGACGACAAGGTCACCATGACGGTAGTGGAACTGCTGCGAATGAGTGGCGTGCAGCCTAGTGCCCGCGCTTACAAAGAGGTTCACGAAACCCTGAGGAGGTTACAGCGTACCTCATACGAGATTCGGGATTCTTGGTTCGACCAGGGGCGCTTACAGTGGCGCAGTGTAACGATGAGCATCATCGTGCGGGTCGAAGTGAACGGAATAGCCGCCATAGGTGAAACTATTGGTCGCTGGCAACCCCACACGCAGGTCACAGTGCAACTGGACCGGACAGTGATGCAGAGCGTGCGGGACGGATACCTGCGCGCCGTGGATCGCCGACTTCTCGAACAGCTGAAGCAACCCATGGCCCGCAACGCGTTTCTGACGCTCAGTGTTCTGCGGCTCCAGAACGATGAAAACCTCGCTGACACCTACCGAGTTCCACTGATGCGGTGGGCCGCGCACCTCGGCCTTCACTGGGATCGCCCGGACAAGGTCGTAAGGGCTCTGGCGCCCGTCCATGAGTCGCTGAAACGCGCCGGGCTACTGGAAGGCGTGGAGTTCAAAGGTCGTGGCACGGCGCAGGTCATCACCTACCGGTTCTATCCATCCGCCTCTGACGCACTGGATGTTCCCGGTTCAGGTGATGATCCCCGCGCGGTGAGTGGATCTGGCGGTTCTCCCTCACAACCAGAAACCCGGCCATTCGACGCCCATGCGGTTACACTCCTCACTGCTGAGGGGGTCGCGCCGGGACGCGCCGTCAGACTGGCCCGTCAGTTCACGCTCGCACAGGTCGAGGTTGCCGTGCGAACCCTGGCGGCGCTGCGTGCCACGCCGTACCGTGAGCGGGTCACGAATCCTGCGGGCCTCCTGCTCGACATCCTCGCGCACCCGGACCGGTACGTGCTGCCCGGTGCGGCGGCCCGGACCTCCACGCCGGCAGCTCCGCCAGCTACAGGTACCGACAAGCAGGAAACCGCAGTTCCCGACACCAGGCAGCCGGCCTCGCCCGAGCCACCACCGGACGTGGAACGCACCGCATCGGCCGCACTGACGCTGCTGTCCCGTCGGCTGGACACCACCACGGATGGACGGACGGTGCGGGACGAGGCTGTGGAAGCGTTCATCGCCGGTCTCGTAGGCGCCCTGGATCTCATCAGGATCGGCAAGGCCGCCACCGTCCCGGAAGCCCGGGCACTGCTGGATCGCCTGCGCACGCGCCAGAAGCACGCGCCCTGA
- a CDS encoding zinc ribbon domain-containing protein: MAFNDLDTYSTRNHKESYPKLDALFDGQPSQLAKCGPRGRLFDLPTGLHVTALDSNYLQIGDLVIRTEVHALPSAPLIAVIDASPNFRQYTGLDELLTILRDPDANVTLFRERITDVVARGLHAGQPPQLVTPSSGFTAVWHPARTQFIRTPDGHWFTRLAFELTPTADLEPAAQLTTFGLDLGSSPVVCAAGGDGRVEMFGGPLPLLNALRRRDDYSAEERRVLRLLTYAAGREEAEAAIRFLARTASMVYAEQLTIEGMWGGFIATGRLQATLDFHFSWLPQALFRAGVPFERVNARGTSQVCHVHPDTIGKRDGKRFVCPRCVGVQHVDVNAARNVHARGLRQYGVRPSFHWRRQRRRAA; the protein is encoded by the coding sequence ATGGCATTTAACGATCTGGACACGTACAGCACACGCAACCACAAAGAGAGCTATCCCAAACTCGACGCCCTGTTTGATGGACAGCCATCTCAGTTGGCCAAATGCGGCCCTCGGGGCCGCCTTTTCGATCTCCCGACCGGTCTGCACGTCACCGCGCTCGACAGCAACTACCTGCAGATCGGTGACCTCGTGATCCGCACCGAGGTGCATGCACTCCCCTCCGCGCCCCTCATCGCCGTGATTGACGCGTCGCCGAATTTCCGGCAGTACACCGGACTGGACGAGCTGCTGACGATCCTCCGCGACCCCGACGCCAACGTCACACTGTTTCGGGAACGAATCACCGACGTCGTCGCTCGGGGGCTCCACGCCGGTCAGCCCCCACAGCTCGTCACGCCGTCGAGCGGGTTCACGGCTGTGTGGCACCCGGCGCGAACCCAGTTCATCCGCACGCCCGACGGCCACTGGTTCACCCGCCTCGCGTTCGAGCTGACCCCCACCGCCGACCTCGAACCCGCGGCCCAGCTGACGACGTTCGGGCTGGATCTCGGCAGTTCGCCCGTCGTCTGTGCGGCCGGCGGTGACGGCCGCGTGGAGATGTTCGGCGGGCCCCTCCCGCTGCTCAACGCGCTGCGCCGCCGCGACGACTACTCCGCGGAGGAGAGGCGGGTGTTGCGGCTCCTCACGTACGCCGCCGGACGCGAGGAGGCGGAGGCCGCCATCCGGTTTCTCGCCCGTACCGCGAGCATGGTCTACGCCGAGCAGCTCACCATCGAGGGCATGTGGGGCGGTTTTATCGCGACCGGCCGCCTGCAGGCGACTCTCGATTTTCATTTCTCCTGGTTACCGCAGGCGCTGTTTCGGGCGGGCGTGCCGTTCGAGCGCGTCAACGCGCGGGGAACCAGTCAGGTGTGCCACGTCCATCCCGATACGATCGGAAAACGCGACGGGAAACGATTTGTATGCCCGCGGTGCGTCGGCGTTCAGCACGTGGATGTCAACGCCGCCCGTAACGTTCATGCCCGTGGACTGCGCCAGTACGGTGTGCGACCGTCGTTCCACTGGCGTCGGCAGCGTCGGCGTGCGGCATGA